A DNA window from Thermococcus sp. contains the following coding sequences:
- a CDS encoding DUF530 family protein, with product MTTTEELVARVNKILDDIGIDLGELFENFEPARLAYTLTRNVSLLSDLQDELERRVGETAPSVRFMDKKSRDPHLQWIYRKKHNRALALERLRSAITAHKMALALLSANYAFKLGRKEITVDGITRENLGKVKAVEKPVKLGRLEILPHLAYSGDVLRLLAKESIEVRETFKFIKGKLREKGTVRTKSIRIEVEYFENNRLKKARLDLPAEADIEMELRKRYGKRFRWRVLTFVKTRGVLINNHYTVDNLALAYASLDPENGAEKLGLDIFRYYFLTSSTERETLGIFPGIKLCVDCHYSILDLPFRHEENFKTGQGSMYVIRKCEMEEQLTGKRKDLSGVPNYLLGGVLLYGMSDYDEGKVARILGIDETELREAIKKFVISGLHRVLFSENEVKKFDKFMPKSDKAKRFLDLLQG from the coding sequence ATGACAACGACGGAGGAGCTCGTAGCCCGGGTCAATAAAATACTCGACGACATAGGCATAGACCTGGGCGAGCTCTTCGAAAACTTTGAACCGGCGAGGTTAGCCTATACTCTAACCCGGAATGTCTCCCTTCTTTCCGACCTTCAGGACGAACTTGAGAGGCGCGTTGGGGAAACGGCTCCTTCGGTTCGCTTCATGGACAAGAAGAGCAGGGATCCCCACCTTCAGTGGATTTACAGGAAGAAGCACAACAGGGCCCTGGCCTTGGAGAGGCTCCGCTCTGCTATAACGGCCCACAAGATGGCCCTGGCGTTGTTATCGGCCAACTACGCCTTCAAGCTCGGCAGAAAGGAAATAACGGTCGATGGTATAACCCGGGAGAACCTGGGAAAGGTCAAGGCCGTTGAAAAGCCCGTGAAACTCGGCAGGCTTGAAATTCTTCCCCATTTGGCCTACTCCGGTGACGTTCTCAGGCTTCTTGCCAAGGAGAGCATCGAGGTCAGGGAGACGTTCAAGTTCATAAAGGGGAAGCTCCGCGAGAAGGGAACCGTAAGGACGAAGAGCATAAGGATTGAGGTCGAGTACTTCGAGAACAACAGGCTCAAGAAGGCCAGGCTGGACCTTCCAGCTGAGGCCGACATCGAGATGGAGCTCAGAAAACGCTACGGAAAGAGGTTCCGCTGGAGGGTTCTTACCTTTGTGAAGACCCGGGGGGTTCTGATAAACAACCACTACACCGTTGACAACCTGGCTTTGGCTTACGCTTCCCTCGACCCGGAGAACGGGGCGGAAAAGCTCGGCCTCGACATATTCCGCTACTACTTCCTGACTTCATCAACCGAAAGGGAAACCCTAGGAATCTTCCCGGGGATAAAGCTCTGCGTTGACTGCCACTACTCCATACTGGACTTACCTTTCAGGCACGAGGAGAACTTCAAAACCGGGCAGGGGAGCATGTACGTCATAAGGAAGTGCGAGATGGAGGAGCAGTTAACCGGTAAAAGAAAGGACCTGAGCGGTGTTCCCAACTACCTCCTCGGGGGAGTCCTGCTCTACGGCATGAGCGATTACGACGAGGGGAAGGTTGCCAGGATACTCGGAATCGATGAGACGGAACTGAGGGAGGCGATTAAGAAGTTCGTAATCTCGGGCCTCCACAGGGTTCTGTTCAGTGAGAACGAAGTTAAGAAGTTCGATAAGTTTATGCCGAAGAGTGACAAAGCTAAGAGGTTCCTCGACCTCCTCCAGGGGTGA
- a CDS encoding DUF1699 family protein translates to MKVRVSAKTYDELLRKLSALDENVTEVYVSLRPTKEVVVKILENAPNVRRISCPPSLYPKVSKRVIYALNQLGIELVPEKRPRGRPRKYDEKTVKLVQEMAEKGVPMKEISERLGIPLRTVYYMVNELRA, encoded by the coding sequence ATGAAGGTCAGAGTAAGCGCCAAAACCTACGACGAGCTCTTGAGAAAGCTCTCCGCGCTGGACGAGAACGTTACTGAGGTCTACGTTAGCCTTAGACCAACCAAGGAAGTGGTTGTCAAAATCCTTGAGAACGCGCCCAACGTAAGGAGAATAAGCTGTCCGCCGAGCCTTTACCCGAAGGTTTCCAAGAGGGTCATCTACGCTTTAAACCAGCTCGGGATAGAGCTAGTCCCGGAGAAAAGACCCCGCGGAAGGCCGAGGAAGTACGACGAAAAAACCGTGAAGCTCGTCCAAGAGATGGCGGAAAAAGGCGTTCCCATGAAGGAAATCAGCGAGCGCCTCGGGATTCCCCTGAGGACGGTCTACTACATGGTGAACGAACTCCGGGCTTAA